The following is a genomic window from Vibrio cyclitrophicus.
GTCAGGTAATTCACCACGCATACGTAAGTAACGCAAGACAACTTCAACATCGACATCACCACGGATTGTGATTACGTCAGTGTTCATTAACGCACCCGCTGAATCTTCGGGGTACGATAGTGCGGTTTCAACTAAAGCACGATCAACGGAGTCCATTTGAGAAAGTACTTCGCGAGAAACATCGTCGGGTAGGCTTCGAAGTACGTACGCGACGTCATCGGTTTCCATGCCTTCGGTTGCTTCTGCCAAGGTTTCTGGTGCCATTTTCGACACAAGAGCATCTTTGACGTCTTCGTTTAGCTCATCAAGAATTTCACCGTAGTCTTCAGGATCGGTGAGTTGCCAGAGTACATCACGACTTTTGCGAGGGGAGGCTTCTAAAAGGTGTGCAATATCTTCAGGTTCCATGTCCTGAAGCTGTCGGCGTACATGAACAAATCGGCCGTTTTCTAGGGCTTCGCTGACTTCTTGGAGGGTTTGGTGAGCTTGGTCGAATTCTAATTGCTCTGCCATATTTTCCTCCTATCTCATTATTTTAACAATGCTTGGAATAGTAACTTAATTCTGGGGCTTATTTAAATCATTAACTTAGGTAGAACTAAGATTTAATATTGGTTGGTTCGTTGTTTGAGTTTTTGGCGGCGTGAGTGACGTATTTCGTTACTCACCCTCATCAAACTTTGCTTCAATTAGCTGACAGACAGCATCAAGAGCTTGCTGAGAATCAGAGCCTGCCGCTTGAATGGTAATGTGTTGCCCTTGCGCTGATTCCAGCATAAGTAGCCCCATCACGCTATCTGCAGTCGCGATCTTATCTTCTTCGCTATGGATAGTAATGGTCGCATCAAAGCTTTGCGCTAGCTCAACCAACTTGACGGCTGCTCTAGCGTGAAGACCCAAGCGATTTTGGATCAGTACAGTTCGAGTTAATTCCATGGTTAGCCCTGTTGGTGCTTCTCTAGGGAGGCGTGTCTGATCTGAACTTGATGGCCAAGTTGATCGAAATACTCACCAATTTTCTGAGTCAGATAAACCGAGCGGTGTTTGCCGCCAGTACAGCCAATCGCGACCGTTAGGTAACTGCGATTATTCTTTTCTAGCATTGGTAACCACTGCTCGATAAAGCCTTGGATTTGTTGCTTGAGCTCTAGAACTTCCGGGTGCTTTTCTAGAAAAGAGTGAATAGGGGCATCAAGACCTGTTAATGGTCGTAGAGCGGGTTCCCAATGAGGGTTCGGCAAGAAGCGTACGTCAAACACATAGTCAGCATCGCTTGGTAGACCATATTTAAAGCCGAAAGACTGAAAAACAATGATCAGCTCTTGCTTCTCTTTACCTTCAACTTTAAAGCGAACCTTTTCACTCAATTCGTAGAGGTTGCAGTCGCTGCTATCAATTACAATACAGGCTTGTTCAGCAAGCGGTGTTAGGAGTGTCTTCTCTAAATCGATAGCTTGTTCAAGAGAGAGCTTTTCTTGGCCAATCGACAAAGGGTGGATTCGGCGAGTTTCACTGTAGCGTTTGAGTAGCGTTTGCTTGCTCGCATCTAAGAACAACACGTTCACATCGATGTCGGTTGCAGACTCAAGCTGCTCAAGCTTATCTGTGACTAATTGAGGCTCTTTCGGTAAGTTACGAATATCAATGCTAACGGCGACGTTTTGATTGATTTCACGAACTGACTCGACGAAGTCGTTGAGCAGATTTACGGGAAGGTTATCGACACAGTAATACCCCAAGTCTTCAAGGACTCGTAGCGCGACACTTTTACCTGCTCCTGATTGGCCACTAACAACGATTAACCGCATGTTATTGCTCGCAAGTTGGCACTTGAATCATGATGTCGTAAAGCTCTTGATCGCTTTGAGCATTACGC
Proteins encoded in this region:
- the rapZ gene encoding RNase adapter RapZ codes for the protein MRLIVVSGQSGAGKSVALRVLEDLGYYCVDNLPVNLLNDFVESVREINQNVAVSIDIRNLPKEPQLVTDKLEQLESATDIDVNVLFLDASKQTLLKRYSETRRIHPLSIGQEKLSLEQAIDLEKTLLTPLAEQACIVIDSSDCNLYELSEKVRFKVEGKEKQELIIVFQSFGFKYGLPSDADYVFDVRFLPNPHWEPALRPLTGLDAPIHSFLEKHPEVLELKQQIQGFIEQWLPMLEKNNRSYLTVAIGCTGGKHRSVYLTQKIGEYFDQLGHQVQIRHASLEKHQQG
- a CDS encoding HPr family phosphocarrier protein; translated protein: MELTRTVLIQNRLGLHARAAVKLVELAQSFDATITIHSEEDKIATADSVMGLLMLESAQGQHITIQAAGSDSQQALDAVCQLIEAKFDEGE